A portion of the Natronococcus sp. AD-5 genome contains these proteins:
- a CDS encoding NAD(P)/FAD-dependent oxidoreductase — protein MRDVCIVGGGVAGLAASIFTSRAGLETLVVDGGESILERNASLENYPGFPDGIDARRYLQLTREQARNAGATFELGRVIGVEPIDESDLEAGFVLETEAGEPLEARRVIAASWADSDYLVPLDVGRKQRGNKYFVSVDEGGRTAVDGVYAAGRIADEPHQAIIAAGHGAKVGFAVVYDSDVNFYYDWVVPEGYFTGRGREVPPGCEEIADEERRARDQRARETMLEALAEPLDERPTMHPSVDRD, from the coding sequence ATGCGAGACGTCTGTATCGTCGGCGGGGGCGTGGCCGGCCTCGCCGCCTCGATTTTCACTTCGCGCGCCGGACTGGAGACCCTCGTCGTCGACGGCGGCGAGTCCATCCTCGAACGCAACGCCAGCCTCGAGAACTACCCCGGCTTCCCGGACGGCATCGACGCCCGACGCTACCTCCAGCTCACCCGAGAGCAGGCCAGGAACGCGGGCGCCACGTTCGAACTCGGCCGAGTAATTGGCGTCGAACCGATCGACGAGAGCGATCTCGAGGCCGGATTCGTCCTCGAGACGGAGGCCGGCGAACCGCTCGAGGCGCGCCGGGTGATCGCGGCCTCCTGGGCCGACAGCGACTACCTCGTTCCGCTGGACGTCGGCCGGAAGCAGCGCGGAAACAAATACTTCGTCAGCGTCGACGAGGGCGGTCGGACGGCGGTCGACGGGGTCTACGCCGCGGGCCGGATCGCGGACGAACCCCACCAGGCGATCATCGCGGCCGGCCACGGGGCGAAGGTCGGCTTCGCGGTCGTCTACGACTCCGACGTCAACTTCTACTACGACTGGGTCGTCCCGGAGGGGTACTTCACCGGCCGCGGCCGCGAGGTGCCCCCGGGCTGCGAGGAGATCGCCGACGAGGAGCGGCGCGCTCGAGACCAACGGGCGAGAGAGACGATGCTCGAGGCCCTCGCGGAACCGCTGGACGAACGGCCGACGATGCACCCGAGCGTCGATCGAGACTGA
- a CDS encoding SRPBCC family protein: MDRILLSTVAHRPPEDVFPYVRSFVDYPRYTDHLKEVRVHGDGDVGSVYDLRLAWWKLSYTARSKVTAIDAPESLEWRLVNDIDARGEWRVEPEPGPADVETASRIYFDAVYDPYSADESALSLPRFVSLDWVVRKVKPRLLDEAETVVERLVADIEGQRRDVELTVHEMP, translated from the coding sequence GTGGACAGGATCCTGCTCAGTACGGTCGCTCACCGCCCTCCCGAGGACGTGTTCCCGTACGTTCGGTCGTTCGTCGACTATCCGCGATACACGGACCACCTGAAGGAGGTTCGCGTCCACGGCGACGGCGACGTCGGCTCCGTCTACGATCTGCGCCTCGCCTGGTGGAAGCTCAGCTACACGGCCCGTTCGAAGGTGACCGCGATCGACGCCCCCGAGTCGCTCGAGTGGCGACTGGTCAACGACATCGACGCCAGAGGCGAGTGGCGCGTCGAACCCGAGCCGGGCCCGGCCGACGTCGAAACGGCGAGTCGGATCTACTTCGACGCGGTGTACGACCCGTACTCGGCGGACGAGAGCGCGCTTTCGCTGCCGCGGTTCGTCTCGCTCGACTGGGTCGTTCGGAAGGTCAAACCGCGACTCCTCGACGAGGCCGAGACCGTCGTCGAGCGGCTGGTCGCCGACATCGAGGGGCAGCGCCGCGACGTGGAGCTGACGGTTCACGAGATGCCGTAG
- the trkA gene encoding Trk system potassium transporter TrkA yields MRVIVVGAGAVGSNIAESLDDDHEVVVIDTDEDRVDEITYSHDVLAVEGDGTSIETLEEVGIADADMVIASTDVDETNIVVCGAAKAVDDPFTIARVKKTKLLRTWDRSERAFGVDFMVCSNLHTAETIVRIAGLPSAHDVETFANGVVHMAEFTVGAESPVTGQTVSEADQFESLTFAALFRGEEVVVPEGGTRLREGDRVVVIGTRRSVRGFANALTPEPALEEADEIVIVGGSEIGAQTARLFEAEGLEPRLIEHDPGRARELAEELPETLVLRSDATDVDFLVHEHVDETDVVVAALNSDERNLLVSLLAKRIGAERTIGVVESAEYVDLFETVGIDVAVNPRLVTAEEITRFTREYRTENVAMLEHDRAEVLEVEVDEESLLAGNRIRDVIADLPNGVVVGAITRDGEFVTPRGETVVERGDHVIVFLETAALDAVTAAL; encoded by the coding sequence GTGCGCGTGATCGTCGTCGGTGCGGGAGCGGTCGGGTCGAACATCGCCGAGAGCCTCGACGACGATCACGAGGTCGTCGTCATCGACACGGACGAGGATCGCGTCGATGAGATCACCTACTCCCACGACGTGCTGGCGGTCGAGGGCGACGGGACCTCGATCGAGACGCTCGAGGAGGTGGGGATCGCGGACGCGGACATGGTCATCGCGAGCACCGACGTCGACGAGACGAACATCGTCGTCTGCGGGGCCGCGAAGGCCGTCGACGACCCGTTCACGATCGCCCGCGTCAAGAAGACCAAGCTGTTGCGGACCTGGGACCGATCGGAGCGGGCGTTCGGGGTCGACTTCATGGTCTGTTCGAACCTCCACACCGCGGAGACGATCGTCCGGATCGCCGGGCTACCGAGCGCGCACGACGTCGAAACCTTCGCGAACGGGGTCGTCCACATGGCCGAGTTTACCGTCGGGGCCGAGAGTCCGGTCACCGGTCAAACCGTCTCGGAGGCGGACCAGTTCGAGTCGCTCACGTTCGCGGCGCTGTTTCGCGGCGAGGAGGTCGTCGTTCCGGAGGGCGGGACGCGCCTCCGGGAGGGGGATCGGGTCGTCGTCATCGGGACCCGGCGGAGCGTCCGCGGGTTCGCCAACGCGCTGACGCCCGAACCGGCGCTCGAGGAGGCCGACGAGATCGTCATCGTCGGCGGGAGCGAGATCGGTGCGCAGACGGCCCGGCTGTTCGAGGCCGAGGGGCTCGAACCGCGGTTGATCGAACACGACCCCGGCCGGGCGCGGGAACTGGCCGAAGAACTCCCGGAGACGCTCGTCCTCCGGAGCGACGCGACCGACGTCGACTTCCTCGTTCACGAACACGTCGACGAGACGGACGTCGTCGTCGCCGCCCTGAACAGCGACGAGCGCAACCTGCTCGTGTCGCTGCTCGCGAAACGGATCGGGGCCGAGCGGACGATCGGCGTCGTCGAGTCCGCCGAATACGTCGATCTCTTCGAGACGGTCGGCATCGACGTCGCGGTCAACCCGCGGCTCGTGACGGCCGAGGAGATCACCCGCTTCACCCGCGAGTACCGAACGGAGAACGTCGCGATGCTCGAGCACGATCGCGCGGAGGTCCTCGAGGTCGAGGTCGACGAGGAGAGCCTGCTCGCGGGGAACCGCATCCGCGACGTGATAGCCGACCTGCCGAACGGCGTCGTCGTCGGTGCGATCACTCGCGACGGGGAGTTCGTCACGCCGCGCGGCGAGACGGTCGTCGAACGCGGCGATCACGTGATCGTGTTCCTCGAGACCGCGGCGCTCGACGCGGTCACCGCGGCGCTGTAA
- a CDS encoding response regulator: MNDRDASAPERDSSDESRTDDTDILLVEDNPGDVRLLREALAVTDIPHRLHVVTDGTEALDYVYRRNGFDDAAQPDLILLDLNLPQTDGHDVLNELKADPQHSRIPIIVLSSSSEDEDIRRAYAAGANAYLTKPVDPNELVDRVELIETFWFSLAHLPD, encoded by the coding sequence ATGAACGATCGGGACGCGTCGGCGCCCGAGCGCGATTCGTCGGACGAGTCGCGGACCGACGACACCGACATTCTCCTCGTCGAAGACAATCCCGGTGACGTTAGATTACTCCGCGAAGCGCTCGCCGTCACCGACATCCCACACCGGCTCCACGTCGTCACCGACGGCACCGAGGCGCTCGATTACGTCTATCGGCGAAACGGGTTCGACGACGCCGCGCAACCGGACCTGATCCTGCTCGATCTGAACCTGCCCCAGACCGACGGTCACGACGTCCTGAACGAACTGAAAGCGGATCCCCAACACAGTCGCATCCCGATCATCGTCCTCTCGAGTTCGAGCGAGGACGAGGACATCCGGCGAGCCTACGCGGCCGGGGCGAACGCGTACCTGACGAAACCCGTCGACCCGAACGAACTCGTCGATCGAGTCGAACTGATCGAGACGTTCTGGTTCTCGCTGGCTCACCTGCCGGACTAG
- a CDS encoding M42 family metallopeptidase — protein MTTSPFDLDLLTQLTETSGVPGYEDRIRELVVREFEDSVDRVRTDAMGNVVGTLEGDSDYSVAVAAHMDEIGFMVRNVRGDDGFGFVELDALGGWDARVLKAQRVTIHTEDGDLPGVIGSPPPHTLDEEEREKTPEVEDVAVDVGLPYEEASERISRGDLVTMDQTTERVGETITGKALDDRVCLFAMLEAARRLEAPDVTIHFCATVQEEVGLRGANALGVDVDPDLAIALDVTIANDVPGFEDGEHVTDLGGGAAIKLKDSSVITNPKVHRRLKAVADAEGIDYQLEIMPAGGTDTAGFQNTAGAKPVGAISIPTRYLHTVTETAHVDDIAAAIDLLEAFLATEDGDHEYTL, from the coding sequence GTGACAACTTCACCGTTCGATTTGGACCTACTAACGCAACTCACCGAGACGAGCGGCGTCCCCGGCTACGAGGATCGCATCCGCGAACTCGTCGTCCGCGAGTTCGAGGACAGCGTCGACCGCGTTCGCACCGACGCGATGGGGAACGTCGTCGGCACGCTCGAGGGCGATTCCGACTACTCGGTCGCCGTCGCCGCCCACATGGACGAGATCGGCTTCATGGTTCGGAACGTCCGCGGCGACGACGGCTTCGGCTTCGTCGAACTCGACGCCCTCGGCGGCTGGGACGCGCGCGTGCTCAAGGCTCAGCGCGTGACGATCCACACCGAGGACGGAGATCTCCCCGGCGTGATCGGCTCGCCGCCGCCGCACACCCTGGACGAGGAGGAGCGCGAGAAGACGCCCGAGGTCGAAGACGTCGCCGTCGACGTCGGCCTCCCGTACGAGGAAGCGTCCGAGCGAATTTCCCGCGGGGACCTCGTCACGATGGACCAGACGACCGAGCGCGTCGGCGAGACGATCACCGGGAAGGCGCTCGACGACCGCGTCTGCCTGTTCGCGATGCTCGAGGCGGCCCGTCGGCTCGAGGCCCCCGACGTCACGATCCACTTCTGCGCGACGGTCCAGGAGGAGGTCGGGCTGCGCGGGGCCAACGCGCTCGGCGTCGACGTCGACCCCGACCTCGCGATCGCGCTCGACGTCACCATCGCCAACGACGTTCCCGGCTTCGAGGACGGCGAACACGTCACCGACCTCGGCGGGGGCGCGGCGATCAAACTCAAGGACTCGAGCGTCATCACGAACCCGAAGGTCCACCGACGGCTGAAGGCCGTCGCCGATGCGGAGGGGATCGACTACCAGCTCGAGATCATGCCGGCCGGCGGCACCGACACCGCCGGCTTCCAGAACACGGCCGGAGCGAAGCCCGTCGGTGCGATTTCGATTCCGACGAGATACCTCCACACCGTAACCGAGACCGCTCACGTCGACGATATCGCGGCCGCGATCGACCTCCTCGAGGCGTTCCTCGCGACCGAGGACGGCGATCACGAGTACACGCTGTAG
- a CDS encoding nitrilase-related carbon-nitrogen hydrolase, which yields MSRIEKYAAVGLSPTVWGVEERSEIRKNLEHIHENLSAATWLSGLDLPVKLAVIPEGALQGFTDEVFDMDHESYREEIAIGIPGEETDTLGEYAKEFDIYIVASAKEKAPEYDDRFYNTAFVIGPDGEVILKHRKNTPLLPVEHSVTPHDVWDDWTEREGDDLDAFFPVVDTDIGRIGISLAIEGAYPEYVRGLQLNGAEVVCRIACPEPLVANDAWEIQNRARALDNNVYVVAPNLGTYYLTQDAETPVDTFGGGSMVVDHKGRTISEHDYGAGSSYCAGVIDIEGLREFRTQSPLMNWVKDLRTELCQVIYDRELYPKNLWLDRTPMKHDEYDEEVIQPQIDEMVEADIFVPPYWEREDE from the coding sequence ATGTCACGAATAGAGAAGTACGCGGCGGTCGGTCTGTCACCGACGGTCTGGGGCGTGGAAGAGCGAAGCGAGATCCGGAAGAACCTCGAGCACATCCACGAGAATCTCTCGGCGGCGACGTGGCTCAGCGGGCTCGATCTCCCCGTGAAACTAGCAGTGATTCCCGAGGGGGCGCTGCAAGGGTTTACCGACGAGGTCTTCGACATGGACCACGAATCCTATCGCGAGGAGATCGCGATCGGTATTCCCGGCGAGGAAACCGACACGCTCGGCGAGTACGCGAAGGAGTTCGACATCTACATCGTGGCCTCGGCGAAGGAGAAGGCACCCGAGTACGACGATCGATTCTACAATACGGCATTCGTCATCGGCCCGGACGGCGAGGTGATCCTCAAGCATCGGAAGAACACGCCGTTGCTTCCGGTCGAACACTCGGTGACGCCACACGACGTCTGGGACGACTGGACCGAACGAGAAGGCGACGACCTCGACGCCTTCTTTCCCGTGGTCGACACCGATATCGGTCGGATCGGCATCTCGCTCGCGATCGAAGGGGCGTATCCCGAATACGTTCGCGGGCTGCAGTTGAACGGCGCCGAAGTGGTCTGTCGGATCGCCTGTCCCGAACCGCTCGTCGCGAACGACGCGTGGGAGATCCAGAATCGGGCGCGGGCACTCGACAACAACGTTTACGTCGTGGCGCCGAACCTCGGGACGTACTACCTCACTCAGGACGCGGAGACGCCGGTGGATACGTTCGGCGGCGGATCGATGGTAGTAGACCACAAGGGCAGAACGATCTCGGAACACGACTACGGCGCCGGGTCGTCGTACTGCGCCGGCGTCATCGATATCGAGGGGCTCAGGGAGTTCCGAACGCAGTCGCCGCTCATGAACTGGGTCAAAGACCTTCGGACCGAGCTCTGTCAGGTGATCTACGACCGGGAGCTGTACCCGAAAAATCTCTGGCTCGACCGGACGCCGATGAAACACGACGAGTACGACGAGGAAGTCATCCAGCCGCAGATCGACGAGATGGTCGAAGCGGACATTTTCGTCCCGCCGTACTGGGAGCGAGAAGACGAGTAA
- a CDS encoding thiolase domain-containing protein, with product MRDVRVAGAGLTAFGHVPERTSRDLFAEASIAAFEDSGVPREDVEALLYGNFMGELSEHQGHHGPLMAEAAGVQAPATRYESACASSGTAVRDAVMRIRNGEADVVLVGGAERMTNLGTAGATEALAIAADDLWEVRAGMTFPGAYALMAQAYFSEYGGGHEDLAHVAVKNHENALSNEKAQYQSAIEVDDVLEAPPVSEPLGLYDSCPISDGAAAVVLVSDEYAAERDLDAPVSISGTGQGGDRMALHDREFLARSPAAREAGEEAYADAGIDADDVDVAEVHDCFTIAEVLAIEALDVAPIGEGISAARDGRTTADGDTPVNLSGGLKAKGHPVGATGASQIAELSALLAGDHPNSEFVADATTGVAHNAGGTVASATVHVLEVDR from the coding sequence ATGCGTGACGTACGTGTCGCAGGCGCCGGACTAACCGCGTTCGGCCACGTCCCCGAGCGGACGAGTCGCGACCTCTTCGCGGAAGCGAGCATCGCAGCCTTCGAGGACAGCGGCGTTCCCAGGGAGGACGTCGAGGCGCTCCTCTACGGCAACTTCATGGGAGAACTGTCCGAACACCAGGGCCACCACGGCCCCCTGATGGCCGAGGCTGCGGGAGTCCAGGCGCCGGCGACCCGCTACGAGTCGGCGTGCGCCTCGAGCGGGACCGCCGTTCGCGACGCCGTGATGCGGATCCGCAACGGCGAGGCCGACGTCGTGCTCGTCGGCGGCGCCGAGCGGATGACCAACCTCGGGACGGCGGGCGCGACCGAAGCGCTCGCGATCGCCGCCGACGACCTCTGGGAGGTGCGAGCGGGAATGACCTTCCCCGGCGCCTACGCCCTGATGGCCCAGGCGTACTTTTCGGAGTACGGCGGCGGGCACGAGGATCTCGCCCACGTCGCCGTCAAGAATCACGAGAACGCCCTCAGCAACGAGAAGGCCCAGTACCAGAGCGCGATCGAGGTCGACGACGTGCTCGAGGCGCCGCCGGTCTCGGAGCCGCTCGGGCTGTACGACTCCTGTCCGATCTCCGACGGGGCCGCCGCGGTCGTCCTCGTCAGCGACGAGTACGCGGCCGAACGCGACCTCGACGCGCCGGTTTCGATCTCGGGGACGGGCCAGGGCGGCGACCGGATGGCCCTGCACGACCGCGAGTTCCTCGCTCGCTCCCCCGCCGCCCGCGAGGCGGGCGAGGAGGCCTACGCCGACGCCGGCATCGACGCCGACGACGTCGACGTCGCGGAGGTCCACGACTGCTTTACGATCGCCGAGGTGCTCGCGATCGAGGCGCTCGACGTCGCGCCGATCGGCGAGGGAATCTCGGCGGCCCGCGACGGGCGGACGACCGCCGACGGCGACACGCCGGTCAACCTCTCCGGCGGCCTCAAGGCGAAGGGCCACCCGGTCGGCGCGACCGGCGCCTCCCAGATCGCCGAACTCTCCGCGCTCCTGGCGGGCGACCACCCCAACAGCGAGTTCGTCGCGGACGCGACGACCGGCGTCGCCCACAACGCGGGCGGCACCGTCGCGAGTGCGACGGTTCACGTCCTGGAGGTGGACCGATGA
- a CDS encoding Zn-ribbon domain-containing OB-fold protein: MSDDETEVQDAGFDEWLDAAEADAAYALECPDGHGSLPPRRVCPDCGATDLEETSLPDAGEIETFTVTHVPTPAFEEDAPYATAIARFGPVRLTGQVVGVDLEDVETGLEVELEITVSETTGERVLGFGPV, encoded by the coding sequence ATGAGCGACGACGAGACCGAAGTGCAGGACGCCGGCTTCGACGAGTGGCTCGACGCCGCGGAGGCGGACGCGGCGTACGCCCTCGAGTGTCCGGACGGCCACGGCTCGCTCCCGCCGCGTCGCGTCTGTCCGGACTGCGGCGCGACGGACCTCGAGGAGACGTCGCTACCCGACGCCGGCGAGATCGAGACCTTCACCGTCACGCACGTCCCGACGCCCGCCTTCGAGGAGGACGCGCCGTACGCGACGGCCATCGCGCGGTTCGGCCCCGTCCGGCTGACCGGACAGGTCGTCGGCGTCGACCTCGAGGACGTCGAGACCGGGCTGGAGGTCGAACTCGAGATCACGGTCTCCGAGACGACCGGCGAGCGCGTTCTCGGGTTCGGACCGGTATAA
- a CDS encoding NAD+ synthase encodes MANLYEQMQDEIEPVDLRFAEDEIEAQVDHLTDFIRDRVDAMDTDGAEIALSGGIDSTATAYLAVEALGADDVHGILLPKEVNEDENMSDAERVAEELGIDYDVIGIDSIMERVLDQGDAETDNASEDEWEGRYVGNTSARVRMTLIYLVANRENRLVLGTGNRAELATGYVTKYGDGGVDCNPLGNLYKQQVRQVAAHMGVPESIVQKTPTGGMVDYETDEEELGLDYDTLDAVLAFYVDGNLPASVVARLADTTVDRVEHVETLHEESAHKRTPPETPEPLF; translated from the coding sequence ATGGCGAATCTCTACGAGCAGATGCAGGACGAGATCGAGCCTGTCGACCTCCGATTTGCGGAAGACGAGATCGAAGCGCAGGTCGATCATCTCACCGACTTTATCCGTGACCGCGTCGACGCGATGGATACCGACGGCGCGGAAATCGCGCTCTCTGGCGGTATCGACAGCACGGCGACCGCGTACCTCGCGGTCGAGGCGCTCGGCGCCGACGACGTACACGGTATCCTCCTCCCGAAGGAGGTAAACGAGGACGAGAACATGAGCGACGCCGAGCGCGTCGCGGAGGAACTGGGCATCGACTACGACGTGATCGGCATCGATTCGATCATGGAACGGGTCCTGGACCAGGGTGACGCCGAGACCGACAACGCGTCCGAAGACGAGTGGGAAGGGCGGTACGTCGGCAATACCAGCGCCCGCGTCCGCATGACGCTGATCTATCTCGTCGCCAACCGCGAGAACCGGCTCGTGCTCGGCACCGGAAACCGCGCGGAGCTCGCGACCGGCTACGTGACGAAGTACGGCGACGGCGGCGTCGACTGCAACCCGCTCGGGAACCTCTACAAACAGCAGGTCCGGCAGGTCGCCGCTCACATGGGCGTCCCGGAGTCGATCGTCCAGAAGACGCCGACCGGCGGCATGGTCGACTACGAGACCGACGAGGAGGAGCTCGGCCTCGACTACGACACGCTCGACGCCGTGCTCGCCTTCTACGTCGACGGCAACCTCCCGGCGTCCGTCGTCGCGCGCCTCGCCGATACCACGGTCGATCGCGTCGAGCACGTCGAAACGCTCCACGAGGAGAGCGCCCACAAGCGAACGCCGCCGGAAACGCCGGAGCCGCTGTTTTGA
- a CDS encoding alpha/beta fold hydrolase has product MRARTVLGGIVGTVGAAVVGNRLLKSRARDFEHQLPGLERTYRWRGIEVSYTVAGDPSDEDLLLLHGIHAGASSYEFEPIIERLAENYRVVAVDLPGFGRSERPPLVYSANLYAEFVRDFAADVTDEPTVIASSLTGAFAVDAAEDTEFDQLVLICPTDDTGTSRPRLRTLIRSPVVGTTLFNALASKPSLRYFYDRDGYYDPDRIDEEEVEYAWKSAHQPGARYAPASFASGTLDPDFDLQTELAALETPTTLIWGRDADLVPLSEGRDLADAADLDLVVIDYATQLPHAEHPEKFVEYLLVELFDTELGNDIDADIDVDAGSDGDG; this is encoded by the coding sequence ATGCGAGCCCGAACAGTTCTCGGTGGAATCGTCGGAACCGTCGGCGCGGCCGTCGTCGGGAACCGGCTGCTCAAATCGCGCGCCCGGGACTTCGAGCACCAGCTGCCGGGTCTCGAGCGGACGTACCGCTGGCGCGGGATCGAGGTGTCCTACACCGTCGCCGGCGACCCCAGCGACGAGGATCTGCTCCTCTTGCACGGGATTCACGCGGGCGCGAGCAGCTACGAATTCGAACCGATCATCGAGCGGCTGGCCGAGAACTACCGCGTCGTCGCCGTCGACCTCCCCGGCTTCGGCCGCTCGGAGCGGCCGCCGCTGGTCTACTCCGCGAACCTCTACGCCGAGTTCGTCCGCGACTTCGCGGCCGACGTCACCGACGAGCCGACAGTCATCGCCTCCTCGCTGACCGGGGCGTTCGCCGTCGACGCGGCCGAAGACACCGAATTCGACCAGCTCGTCCTGATCTGTCCGACCGACGATACGGGTACGAGTCGACCGCGGCTGCGGACGCTCATCCGATCGCCGGTCGTCGGCACGACGCTGTTCAACGCCCTCGCGAGCAAACCCTCGCTGCGGTACTTTTACGACCGCGACGGCTACTACGATCCGGACCGAATCGACGAGGAAGAGGTCGAGTACGCCTGGAAGAGCGCCCACCAGCCCGGCGCGCGGTACGCGCCCGCCTCGTTCGCCTCGGGAACCCTCGACCCCGACTTCGACCTCCAGACCGAACTCGCGGCCCTCGAGACGCCGACCACGCTCATCTGGGGGCGGGACGCCGACCTCGTCCCGCTCAGCGAGGGGCGGGACCTCGCCGACGCCGCCGACCTCGATCTGGTCGTCATCGACTACGCCACCCAGCTACCTCACGCCGAACATCCCGAGAAGTTCGTCGAGTACCTGCTGGTGGAGCTGTTCGACACCGAACTCGGTAACGATATCGACGCCGACATCGACGTCGACGCCGGCTCCGACGGCGACGGGTAA
- the meaB gene encoding methylmalonyl Co-A mutase-associated GTPase MeaB — MNADDEALLEELLAGEHRALARVISKIENRSPGYRDLVSALYAHAGDADVIGITGSPGAGKSTLVDKLAEEYRERGETIGIIAIDPSSPFTGGAVLGDRIRMASTVGDMDVFVRSMSARGTLGGLSTATADAVKAMDAFGKDRIIIETVGAGQNEIDIVRTADTVAVLVPPGSGDDVQTLKAGILEIADVFVVNKADRPGADRTVQELREMIELDSGGGFGGGGHHGADATGDRGGAAVATQDTADGDGSERWTPPIVETVATDGTGVETFIDELAAHRTYLVDSGTRAEKARQRYAEEIRTLLREDVHAVLESELERAGGIDDLADAVHCGETDPYSIVGDVLEPVRSCLEELETDRDG, encoded by the coding sequence ATGAATGCGGACGACGAAGCGCTGCTCGAGGAGCTGCTCGCCGGCGAGCACCGGGCGCTAGCGCGCGTCATCTCGAAGATCGAAAACCGATCGCCGGGCTACCGGGACCTCGTGTCCGCGCTCTACGCCCACGCGGGTGACGCCGACGTCATCGGGATCACGGGCAGTCCCGGCGCGGGAAAATCGACGCTCGTCGACAAACTCGCGGAGGAGTACCGGGAGCGCGGCGAGACGATCGGCATCATCGCGATCGACCCCTCCTCGCCCTTCACGGGGGGTGCGGTGCTGGGCGACCGGATCCGAATGGCCTCGACGGTCGGCGACATGGACGTCTTCGTCCGTTCGATGAGCGCTCGGGGAACGCTGGGGGGACTCTCGACCGCGACGGCGGACGCCGTCAAGGCGATGGACGCCTTCGGGAAGGACAGGATCATCATCGAGACGGTCGGCGCCGGCCAGAACGAGATCGACATCGTCCGCACCGCCGACACCGTCGCGGTGCTCGTCCCGCCGGGATCGGGCGACGACGTCCAGACGCTGAAGGCCGGTATCTTGGAGATCGCGGACGTCTTCGTCGTCAACAAGGCGGACCGGCCGGGAGCCGACCGAACGGTGCAGGAGCTCCGGGAGATGATCGAACTCGACTCCGGCGGCGGCTTCGGCGGTGGCGGTCACCACGGCGCCGACGCGACGGGCGACCGCGGCGGGGCCGCCGTGGCGACCCAGGATACCGCCGACGGCGACGGGTCCGAACGCTGGACTCCGCCCATCGTCGAGACCGTCGCCACCGACGGCACCGGCGTCGAGACGTTCATCGACGAACTCGCGGCACACCGTACCTACCTCGTCGACTCGGGGACTCGCGCCGAGAAGGCCCGCCAGCGCTACGCCGAGGAGATCCGGACGCTGCTTCGCGAGGACGTCCACGCCGTGCTCGAGTCGGAACTCGAGCGCGCCGGCGGCATCGACGACCTCGCCGACGCCGTCCACTGCGGCGAGACGGACCCGTACTCCATCGTCGGCGACGTCCTCGAGCCGGTCCGGTCCTGTCTCGAGGAGCTCGAAACCGATCGCGACGGGTGA
- a CDS encoding cobalamin B12-binding domain-containing protein — protein MSSEQEQESIRCLVAKVGLDGHDRGAHVIARAFRDAGFEVIYSGLHKAPEEIVQAAVQEDVDVLGISILSGAHDTLVPKIMDGLAEYGAKEDTLVLVGGVIPDEDRPELEEAGVSAVFGPGTSIEETIDFVRENAPER, from the coding sequence ATGAGCAGCGAACAGGAACAGGAGTCGATTCGATGTCTCGTCGCCAAAGTCGGCCTCGACGGTCACGACCGCGGGGCGCACGTCATCGCGCGCGCGTTCCGCGACGCCGGGTTCGAGGTCATCTACTCCGGACTTCACAAGGCGCCCGAGGAGATCGTCCAGGCCGCGGTCCAGGAGGACGTCGACGTCCTCGGGATCTCGATTCTCTCGGGCGCCCACGACACGCTCGTCCCGAAGATCATGGACGGCCTGGCGGAGTACGGCGCGAAGGAGGACACGCTCGTGCTCGTCGGCGGCGTCATCCCCGACGAGGACCGACCCGAACTCGAGGAAGCGGGCGTCTCGGCCGTCTTCGGTCCCGGCACGTCGATCGAGGAGACGATCGATTTCGTCCGCGAGAACGCCCCCGAGCGATGA